A genomic stretch from Natronomonas gomsonensis includes:
- a CDS encoding alpha/beta hydrolase gives MTDRAAELDPQVAELLAGFEAGVSPPTETLSVATGRALLDELFTVEETEPVDAVTDLELRGPEEPVPVRIYEPKPDTSGARPVLVFFHGGGWSRGSLDAYDGLCRLFANRADCIVVSVDYRRAPEHPFPAGFEDCYAATEWAAEHAESLGGDPDRVAVGGDSAGGNLTAAVTLAARDRDGPDLTHQLLVYPAVNPPSVRWFDSYDENASGYFLEMSGVEAYLEQYLTREADVGNDYAFPLRARDLSGLPPATVVTAGFDVLRDEGTAYATRLETADVPVEHHHYPAQIHGFLSLYEHIDEGRQAIDDVTAALETAFEG, from the coding sequence ATGACCGACCGAGCGGCGGAGTTGGACCCGCAGGTAGCCGAACTGCTCGCCGGGTTCGAGGCGGGCGTCTCGCCGCCGACAGAGACGCTGTCGGTGGCGACCGGGCGGGCGTTGCTGGACGAACTGTTCACCGTCGAGGAGACCGAACCGGTCGACGCCGTCACCGACCTCGAACTCCGAGGGCCCGAGGAGCCGGTTCCGGTCCGCATCTACGAACCGAAACCCGACACCTCGGGAGCGAGGCCGGTGTTGGTGTTCTTCCACGGCGGCGGCTGGAGTCGCGGGTCGCTGGACGCCTACGACGGTCTGTGCCGGCTGTTCGCCAACCGCGCTGACTGTATCGTCGTTTCCGTCGACTACCGCCGGGCGCCGGAACACCCCTTCCCAGCAGGGTTCGAGGACTGTTATGCCGCCACGGAGTGGGCTGCAGAACACGCCGAATCCCTCGGTGGCGACCCCGACCGGGTGGCCGTCGGTGGCGACAGCGCCGGCGGCAACCTCACTGCGGCGGTGACGCTGGCCGCCCGGGACCGCGACGGCCCCGACCTCACCCACCAACTGCTCGTCTACCCCGCCGTCAACCCCCCGTCGGTCCGCTGGTTCGACTCCTACGACGAGAACGCGTCGGGCTACTTCCTCGAAATGAGTGGCGTCGAGGCGTATCTCGAACAGTACCTCACCCGCGAGGCGGATGTCGGCAACGACTACGCCTTCCCGCTCCGTGCGCGTGACCTCTCGGGGCTGCCGCCGGCGACGGTCGTCACCGCCGGATTCGACGTGCTGCGCGACGAGGGGACCGCCTACGCCACCCGACTGGAAACCGCCGACGTCCCTGTCGAACACCACCACTACCCCGCCCAGATTCACGGCTTTCTCAGCCTGTATGAACACATCGACGAGGGACGGCAGGCCATCGACGACGTGACGGCAGCGCTCGAAACCGCTTTCGAGGGCTGA
- a CDS encoding ABC transporter ATP-binding protein, which yields MVLRTTDLTKRFGGVTAVDGVEFELGAECCSLIGPNGAGKTTFFNLLTGVLEPTEGTVEYRGGDGDGWTDITDHAPHETALSGIHRSYQITNIFATSTVLENVRIAAQAAGGTDSFRAWRNVDAFPEYEREADHILERVGLADERETVAETLSHGEKRNLELAIALAGDPDVLLLDEPTAGVSSDGIDELTDLIDDIAADHAVLLVEHNMDVVMEVSDRIAVLNQGSLIADDDPEAIRDSQRVQDAYLGGYEPDSAAASDDADDATGGGLA from the coding sequence ATGGTGCTGCGAACGACCGACCTCACCAAGCGCTTCGGCGGCGTCACCGCCGTCGACGGCGTCGAGTTCGAACTCGGCGCGGAGTGCTGCTCGCTCATCGGCCCCAACGGCGCCGGGAAGACGACGTTCTTCAACCTCCTGACCGGCGTGTTGGAGCCGACGGAAGGCACCGTCGAGTACCGCGGCGGCGACGGCGACGGGTGGACCGACATCACCGACCACGCGCCACACGAGACGGCGCTGTCGGGTATCCACCGCTCCTACCAGATAACGAATATCTTCGCCACCTCGACGGTGCTGGAGAACGTCCGCATCGCCGCCCAGGCAGCCGGTGGCACCGACTCCTTCCGGGCGTGGCGCAACGTCGACGCCTTCCCCGAGTACGAACGGGAGGCCGACCACATCCTCGAACGCGTCGGGCTCGCCGACGAGCGTGAGACGGTCGCCGAGACGCTGAGCCACGGCGAGAAGCGTAACCTCGAACTCGCCATCGCCCTGGCGGGCGACCCGGACGTGTTGCTGCTCGACGAACCGACCGCGGGCGTCTCCAGCGACGGCATCGACGAACTCACCGACCTCATCGACGACATCGCCGCCGACCACGCGGTGTTGCTCGTCGAACACAACATGGACGTGGTGATGGAGGTCTCCGACCGCATCGCCGTACTCAATCAGGGGTCGCTCATCGCCGACGACGACCCCGAGGCCATCCGAGACAGCCAACGCGTCCAGGACGCCTACCTCGGCGGCTACGAACCGGATTCCGCGGCCGCGAGCGACGACGCCGACGACGCCACGGGAGGTGGCCTCGCGTGA
- a CDS encoding branched-chain amino acid ABC transporter permease produces the protein MTGFELTATALPLFAPVEITLDALSKAALYIVIASGLSLIFGLMGVLNFAHGSLTMLGAYLGGAVMVALVSSATGQGMRLLLFFVAVAVVFAALTAFGAGVERVLIRPIYDREPLFQILLTFGLVLVLDEAATIVVQLAGLQPQTEWQDAIGTAPEFLAARYDIIGASTRGLYLFEALVGLLVVTAIFLFLTRTRYGLYIRAGSEDPEMTQALGIDIRQAFTVVFGVGSGLAGLAGVMLMWDPRFGASVPLGVETLLVGFIVVIIGGLGSFKGTVVAGVLVGFVDAVMSWLFINYIDFPGLPELVMFLVLVTVLVARPQGLFGVSEVGGH, from the coding sequence ATGACCGGCTTCGAACTCACCGCAACGGCGCTTCCGCTGTTTGCCCCCGTCGAAATCACGCTCGACGCGCTGTCGAAGGCCGCCCTCTACATCGTCATCGCCAGCGGCCTCAGCCTCATCTTCGGGCTGATGGGTGTGCTCAACTTCGCCCACGGGTCGCTGACGATGCTCGGGGCGTATCTCGGCGGCGCCGTGATGGTCGCTCTGGTGTCGAGTGCGACGGGGCAGGGGATGCGCCTACTGTTGTTCTTCGTCGCGGTCGCGGTCGTCTTCGCGGCGCTGACGGCCTTCGGCGCCGGCGTCGAACGAGTTCTCATCCGGCCCATTTACGACCGCGAGCCGCTGTTCCAGATTCTGTTGACGTTCGGGCTGGTGTTGGTCCTCGACGAGGCGGCCACCATCGTCGTCCAGTTGGCCGGCTTACAACCCCAAACCGAGTGGCAGGACGCCATCGGGACCGCCCCGGAGTTCCTCGCTGCTCGCTACGACATCATCGGAGCGAGCACCCGCGGGCTGTACCTCTTCGAGGCGCTCGTCGGCCTGCTCGTCGTCACGGCGATATTCCTGTTTCTTACCCGGACGCGCTATGGGCTGTACATCCGCGCCGGCAGCGAGGACCCCGAAATGACACAGGCGCTCGGCATCGACATCCGGCAGGCCTTCACCGTCGTCTTCGGCGTCGGGTCGGGACTCGCCGGATTGGCCGGCGTGATGCTCATGTGGGACCCCCGTTTCGGTGCGAGCGTCCCCCTCGGTGTCGAGACGCTGCTCGTCGGCTTCATCGTCGTCATCATCGGCGGCCTCGGCTCGTTCAAGGGCACCGTCGTCGCCGGCGTCCTCGTCGGCTTCGTCGACGCGGTGATGTCGTGGCTGTTCATCAACTACATCGACTTCCCCGGCCTGCCGGAGTTGGTGATGTTCCTCGTGTTGGTGACCGTGTTGGTCGCCCGTCCACAGGGACTGTTCGGCGTCTCGGAGGTGGGGGGCCATTAG
- a CDS encoding ABC transporter ATP-binding protein, with translation MSLLEVDDIHSYYGESHILQGISLEVEPGECVALIGRNGVGKTTTLRSILQLTPPREGTVHYRGEDVTGRPTHEVARMGVGWVPEERRMFSHLTVDENIRIATPPGNSVEAAFERAYSAFPELESHRGREAGDLSGGQQQMVAIARGLVGDNDLLLVDEPSEGLAPQIVAAVAEALKTVAEESTVLLVEQNFPLAMDVADRFYLLDHGTVVESGSTENVTRDDEMIRRYLSA, from the coding sequence GTGAGCCTGCTCGAAGTCGACGACATCCACAGCTACTACGGCGAGAGCCACATCCTACAGGGCATCTCGCTGGAGGTCGAACCCGGGGAGTGTGTGGCGTTAATCGGTCGCAACGGCGTCGGCAAGACGACGACGCTTCGGTCGATTCTGCAGTTGACGCCGCCACGAGAAGGGACGGTCCACTATCGTGGCGAGGACGTGACCGGCCGGCCGACCCACGAAGTCGCCCGCATGGGCGTCGGGTGGGTCCCCGAGGAGCGCCGGATGTTCTCGCATCTGACCGTCGACGAGAACATCCGCATCGCGACGCCGCCCGGAAACTCCGTCGAAGCGGCCTTCGAGCGGGCCTACTCCGCGTTTCCGGAACTCGAATCGCATCGCGGACGGGAGGCGGGGGACCTCTCGGGCGGCCAACAGCAGATGGTCGCCATCGCCCGCGGACTGGTCGGCGACAACGACCTGCTGCTCGTCGACGAACCGAGCGAGGGACTCGCCCCGCAAATCGTCGCGGCGGTCGCCGAGGCGCTGAAGACCGTCGCCGAGGAGTCGACGGTACTGCTCGTCGAGCAGAACTTCCCGCTGGCGATGGACGTCGCCGACCGCTTCTACCTGCTCGACCACGGCACGGTCGTCGAGTCGGGGTCGACCGAGAACGTCACGCGCGACGACGAGATGATACGGAGGTACCTCTCGGCATGA
- a CDS encoding class I SAM-dependent methyltransferase, which translates to MDPDDNHRNWAERSGEFSPEYYAQIGPNEVSETLREVFEHYVSENAAVLEIGCSSGRHLEHLRQAGYENLTGIDLNDESFDIMVEHYPALAESGTFHTGAIEDIVPEMADGAFDVIYSVETLQHVHPDDEWVFEELMRVTDDLLITAENEGNSPKRGRDGSTVSYVNDDFPLYHRDWKAVFSELGLAQLLREGGKRDTVRVFRVV; encoded by the coding sequence ATGGACCCGGACGACAACCACCGAAACTGGGCCGAGCGCTCCGGGGAATTCTCACCCGAGTACTACGCACAAATCGGCCCCAACGAGGTCAGCGAAACGCTCCGTGAGGTGTTCGAGCACTACGTTTCCGAGAACGCCGCCGTCTTGGAAATCGGCTGCAGTTCCGGCCGCCACCTTGAACACCTCCGGCAGGCCGGCTACGAGAACCTCACCGGCATCGACCTCAACGACGAATCGTTCGACATCATGGTCGAGCACTACCCGGCCCTCGCCGAGAGTGGCACCTTCCACACCGGCGCAATCGAGGATATCGTCCCAGAGATGGCCGACGGCGCCTTCGACGTGATTTACTCGGTGGAGACCCTCCAGCACGTCCACCCGGACGATGAGTGGGTGTTCGAGGAACTCATGCGGGTCACCGACGACCTGCTCATCACGGCCGAAAACGAGGGGAACAGTCCGAAACGCGGCCGGGACGGTTCGACGGTGAGTTACGTCAACGACGACTTTCCGCTGTATCACCGCGACTGGAAGGCGGTGTTCTCGGAGTTGGGCCTCGCACAGTTACTGCGCGAGGGTGGGAAACGGGATACGGTTCGGGTGTTCCGGGTCGTCTGA
- a CDS encoding helix-turn-helix domain-containing protein: MIDVTMEMEQYDCPFIDTTADHEVAFSTMHWQLDAAQEELETRLLVDGADRGALDNGLAALREHDNMNEYQLFTRKGDSAVIRTVIEQTDAMSVIHDRGGYITGPFRIRDGHELWQVGFDDGGTADETLYALDTNNDFEVEQRRDLELDRLFDVLGNIEPAGELLDACRSLSDVEAETIQRAAESGYFETPRDATLSTLADEFDVSTTAVSKNMRRGEKKLVRSLVEAMEHIDGKP, encoded by the coding sequence ATGATAGACGTCACCATGGAGATGGAGCAGTACGACTGCCCCTTCATCGACACGACCGCGGACCACGAGGTGGCGTTCTCGACGATGCACTGGCAACTCGACGCGGCCCAAGAGGAGTTAGAGACCCGGCTGCTCGTCGACGGGGCCGACCGCGGCGCACTCGACAACGGCCTGGCGGCGCTGCGGGAGCACGACAACATGAACGAGTACCAACTGTTCACCCGGAAGGGCGACAGCGCAGTCATCCGGACGGTCATCGAACAGACCGACGCGATGTCGGTCATCCACGACCGCGGCGGCTACATCACGGGGCCGTTCCGCATCCGCGACGGCCACGAACTGTGGCAGGTCGGCTTCGACGACGGCGGCACCGCCGACGAGACGCTGTACGCACTCGACACCAACAACGACTTCGAGGTCGAACAGCGACGGGACCTCGAACTCGACCGACTGTTCGACGTGCTGGGCAACATCGAACCGGCCGGCGAACTGCTCGACGCCTGCCGGTCGCTTTCGGACGTCGAAGCCGAAACCATCCAGCGGGCCGCCGAGTCGGGCTACTTCGAGACGCCAAGGGATGCCACGCTGTCGACGCTGGCCGATGAGTTCGACGTCTCGACGACCGCGGTCTCGAAGAACATGCGCCGCGGCGAGAAGAAACTCGTCCGCAGCCTCGTCGAGGCGATGGAACACATCGACGGAAAACCCTGA
- the pyk gene encoding pyruvate kinase: MRNAKIVCTLGPASSDRATIRDLADAGMSVARLNASHGTTAERATRIERVQSVAADREDPLATMLDLRGPEVRTAGIDDPIEIATGSELRFAEGTTATTETVGLNHSIAAVGLGDTVLLDDGRIEATVTGIDGETVVTTVDSGGRLGANKSVIAPGVDFGLDIVRKADRREIEVAAEHEVDFVAASFVRDADDVYTVVDAVDDAGCGDIDVVAKIERAVTVENVEEVVDAADGVMVARGDLGVECPLEAVPLIQKRIVRRCMEAGVPVITATEMLDSMVHASRPTRAEASDVANAVLDGTDAVMLSAETAIGDHPVEVVETMARIVPEIEASEEYDESREQRIPTARAGSRTEALARSARYLAADVDASAIVAVSESGYTVRRIAKFRPGVPIIATTPNERVRRQLAVSCGVDPHSAPPAADIDEVLERAVDTALDSGLAESGDTIVVLSGMMSEMRGTNATNTLKVHTVTEPVATGKSIVSGRAAGPVVRLSDGDLAGIPADGVLVLPAGFDAEFTGDVDRVAAIVATDPEMTGYPAIVARELGVPMVAIDSASERLKGGRTVTVDGERGVVYDGDVMGETETQSGSPRD; encoded by the coding sequence ATGCGGAACGCCAAAATCGTCTGTACGCTCGGCCCGGCGTCGAGCGACCGGGCGACGATTCGGGACCTCGCTGACGCCGGAATGTCGGTCGCGCGGTTGAACGCCAGCCACGGCACCACCGCCGAGCGCGCCACGCGAATCGAGCGGGTGCAATCGGTGGCCGCCGACCGCGAGGACCCGCTTGCGACGATGCTCGACCTCCGCGGCCCGGAAGTCCGGACCGCCGGCATCGACGACCCCATCGAAATAGCGACGGGGTCGGAACTCCGGTTCGCCGAGGGGACGACGGCCACGACGGAGACCGTCGGTCTCAACCACTCCATCGCCGCCGTCGGTTTGGGTGATACAGTACTCCTCGACGACGGCCGCATCGAGGCGACGGTGACCGGAATCGACGGCGAAACCGTCGTCACGACCGTCGATTCGGGCGGGCGACTCGGCGCGAACAAGAGCGTCATCGCGCCGGGCGTCGACTTCGGGCTCGACATCGTCCGGAAGGCCGACCGCAGGGAAATCGAGGTGGCCGCCGAACACGAGGTCGACTTCGTCGCCGCCTCCTTCGTCCGCGACGCCGACGACGTGTACACCGTCGTCGACGCCGTAGACGACGCCGGATGCGGTGACATCGACGTCGTCGCGAAAATCGAACGGGCGGTCACCGTCGAGAACGTCGAGGAGGTCGTCGACGCCGCCGACGGCGTGATGGTCGCCCGCGGTGACCTCGGCGTGGAGTGTCCACTGGAAGCCGTCCCCCTCATCCAGAAGCGAATCGTCCGCCGGTGTATGGAGGCGGGCGTTCCGGTCATCACCGCCACCGAGATGCTCGATTCGATGGTTCACGCCTCGCGGCCAACGCGAGCGGAGGCCTCCGACGTCGCCAACGCGGTGTTGGACGGCACCGACGCCGTGATGCTGTCGGCGGAGACCGCAATCGGTGACCACCCCGTCGAGGTCGTGGAGACGATGGCACGCATCGTCCCGGAAATCGAGGCCAGCGAGGAGTACGACGAGAGCCGCGAGCAGCGGATTCCGACGGCCAGAGCCGGCTCTCGGACCGAGGCGCTGGCGCGGTCGGCGCGGTATCTCGCCGCCGACGTCGACGCCTCGGCCATCGTCGCCGTCTCCGAATCCGGCTACACCGTCCGTCGCATCGCCAAGTTCCGACCCGGCGTCCCCATCATCGCGACGACGCCCAACGAGCGCGTCCGCCGACAGCTCGCGGTCTCCTGCGGTGTCGACCCACACTCGGCCCCACCCGCCGCCGATATCGACGAAGTGCTCGAACGCGCCGTCGACACCGCCCTCGACTCCGGCCTCGCCGAGAGCGGCGACACCATCGTCGTCCTCTCGGGGATGATGTCGGAGATGCGCGGGACGAACGCGACGAACACCCTGAAGGTCCACACCGTCACTGAGCCGGTGGCGACGGGGAAGTCAATCGTTAGCGGCCGGGCGGCCGGCCCCGTCGTCCGACTCTCCGACGGCGACCTCGCGGGGATTCCGGCCGACGGCGTCCTCGTCTTACCGGCCGGCTTCGACGCCGAGTTCACCGGCGACGTAGACCGGGTCGCCGCCATCGTCGCCACCGACCCCGAGATGACCGGCTATCCGGCCATCGTCGCCCGCGAACTCGGCGTTCCGATGGTGGCAATCGATTCGGCATCGGAGCGACTGAAGGGAGGCAGAACCGTCACCGTCGACGGCGAACGCGGCGTCGTCTACGACGGCGACGTGATGGGAGAAACGGAGACCCAGTCGGGGTCCCCCCGCGACTAA